The following coding sequences are from one Gammaproteobacteria bacterium window:
- a CDS encoding Fe2+-dependent dioxygenase: MLIEIPNVLTPMQLKQIQDKLAHATFIDGKLSAGSAAQRQKNNEELPPNSQLQQELNALVMNNLLRHPIFQSAVLPHRVGSPFYVRYSTGMHYGEHLDDPIMGPMGQQYRSDVSTSLFLNEPDDYQGGELVIKTQFGQQKIKLAAGSAIVYSSTSRHHVAKVTAGERLAAVTWSQSLIRDPDKRQLLYELSLARDSLLRSAPESQESQYVDSSYMNLMRMWSEL, translated from the coding sequence ATGCTGATCGAAATCCCCAATGTATTGACCCCAATGCAGCTCAAACAGATTCAAGATAAACTTGCACACGCCACCTTTATCGACGGCAAACTCTCCGCTGGCAGCGCCGCTCAACGGCAAAAAAACAACGAAGAGCTCCCGCCAAATTCACAACTGCAACAGGAGCTGAACGCACTGGTGATGAATAATCTGCTGCGTCACCCCATCTTTCAAAGTGCGGTTTTGCCCCACCGTGTTGGCAGCCCATTTTATGTGCGTTACAGCACGGGGATGCACTACGGCGAACACCTCGATGACCCCATCATGGGACCGATGGGGCAACAGTACCGCAGCGACGTCTCCACTAGCCTGTTTCTCAATGAGCCGGATGACTACCAAGGCGGTGAACTGGTGATCAAAACCCAATTTGGTCAACAAAAGATCAAACTGGCGGCGGGCAGCGCCATTGTCTATTCCTCCACCAGCCGCCATCACGTTGCGAAAGTCACCGCTGGCGAACGTCTGGCGGCGGTCACGTGGAGTCAAAGTCTGATTCGAGACCCCGACAAACGCCAACTGCTGTACGAATTGAGTTTAGCGCGCGACAGTCTGCTGCGCAGCGCTCCTGAAAGCCAAGAGTCCCAATACGTGGACAGCAGTTACATGAACTTAATGCGCATGTGGTCAGAGCTTTAA